The following coding sequences lie in one Paenibacillus durus ATCC 35681 genomic window:
- the corA gene encoding magnesium/cobalt transporter CorA yields MIRTLAVTHQGEVLMDKPLFEINLEDYKWIWADFSEPTSDETMLLDTYFHFHPLAIEDCIHVLQRPKLDYYEDVQFFVLHALNETTLSAEEVDLFVGKSIFVSYHLHEQVELEEAWDRVVKELHNRKGWSGGPMLAAYTVMDKLVDNYFPSLYMIEDELAELDSRGGRESVEELLSQVFDVRGRLLKLRRTIVPMRDLMYRILNSQHIQSNAEERMYFGDIYDHLLKLTDMIETDREMTSDLRDSYISLNSNRMNSIMKTLTVITTIFMPLTLIAGIYGMNFKVMPELNYAYGYPLVLLIMVLLGGSMVLWFQRRGWFK; encoded by the coding sequence ATGATACGGACACTGGCGGTAACCCATCAGGGGGAGGTGTTGATGGACAAGCCGCTCTTTGAAATTAACTTGGAGGATTACAAATGGATATGGGCGGATTTTTCGGAACCTACTTCGGACGAGACGATGCTGCTGGATACCTATTTTCACTTTCATCCGCTGGCGATTGAAGACTGCATACATGTGCTTCAGCGTCCGAAGCTCGATTATTACGAGGATGTGCAGTTTTTTGTGCTGCATGCGTTGAATGAGACGACACTGAGTGCCGAGGAGGTGGATTTGTTTGTCGGCAAATCGATTTTCGTGTCCTATCACCTCCATGAGCAGGTGGAGCTGGAAGAAGCCTGGGATCGGGTTGTAAAGGAACTCCATAACCGGAAAGGCTGGTCCGGCGGTCCGATGCTGGCGGCTTACACGGTGATGGATAAACTGGTGGACAACTATTTTCCAAGCCTGTATATGATTGAGGACGAGCTGGCGGAGCTCGACAGCAGGGGGGGCCGCGAGTCGGTGGAGGAACTGCTGTCCCAGGTATTCGATGTTCGTGGGCGCCTCTTGAAGCTGCGCCGGACGATTGTGCCGATGCGGGATTTGATGTACCGGATTCTCAATTCCCAGCATATCCAGAGCAATGCGGAAGAGCGTATGTATTTCGGCGATATTTACGATCACCTGCTCAAGCTGACGGATATGATCGAGACCGACAGGGAAATGACGTCAGACCTGCGCGACAGCTACATATCGCTGAATTCCAACCGGATGAACTCGATTATGAAGACGCTGACGGTCATCACAACCATCTTCATGCCCTTAACGCTGATTGCCGGGATTTACGGTATGAATTTCAAGGTAATGCCTGAACTGAACTATGCCTACGGGTACCCCCTTGTCCTGCTCATCATGGTGCTGCTGGGGGGAAGCATGGTGCTGTGGTTTCAAAGACGGGGCTGGTTTAAGTAA
- a CDS encoding SDR family NAD(P)-dependent oxidoreductase has translation MKKTAFVTGANKGIGFEIAKQLGEIGWKVILGARSIERGQTAVSELAAQGLDVEFVQVDVTVLEKIEQVADMIKKNYPDLKLLINNAGMPGAFSRSFTETREEDLRNAFEVNFFGTFRLNQHLFPLIKDNEGTIVNVSTDMASLDHMQNAKFTLNAFD, from the coding sequence ATGAAAAAGACCGCATTTGTAACCGGCGCTAATAAAGGAATTGGATTTGAGATTGCAAAACAGCTTGGTGAAATAGGCTGGAAAGTAATCCTTGGCGCTCGCAGCATCGAACGAGGCCAGACAGCCGTGTCTGAACTAGCTGCCCAGGGGCTAGACGTGGAGTTCGTACAAGTAGATGTGACCGTTTTGGAGAAGATCGAGCAGGTTGCAGATATGATCAAAAAGAATTACCCAGACTTGAAGCTTCTGATCAATAACGCCGGTATGCCAGGCGCTTTCTCTCGCTCTTTTACAGAAACCAGAGAAGAAGACCTGCGCAACGCCTTTGAAGTCAACTTTTTCGGTACTTTCCGATTAAACCAGCATTTGTTTCCGTTAATTAAGGATAACGAAGGCACTATCGTAAATGTATCGACCGACATGGCCTCACTTGACCATATGCAAAATGCTAAATTCACATTAAACGCCTTTGACTAA
- a CDS encoding SDR family oxidoreductase, protein MVQTLEGKVALVTGASRGIGKKIAETLALAGAKVVVNYASSPAKAEEVVNGIRQSGGEAIAVQADVGKVSEVERLFDETLRAYGRLDILVNNAGVMATKPLTAITEEDFDKHFAINVKGTFFAIQQAARTMSENGRIINFSTSIVGMMLPTYSLYGGTKGAVEQFTRHLAKELGPRKITINAIAPGPVNTELFTAGKSEEQIRTFASMNALGRLGETEDITKIVLFLASDESQWINGQTIRANGGSI, encoded by the coding sequence ATGGTTCAAACGCTGGAAGGGAAAGTAGCATTGGTAACAGGAGCATCTCGAGGCATCGGGAAGAAGATAGCCGAAACGTTGGCTTTGGCTGGCGCGAAGGTCGTTGTGAATTACGCAAGCAGTCCAGCGAAAGCAGAAGAAGTCGTGAACGGTATTAGACAAAGTGGCGGCGAAGCAATTGCCGTGCAAGCCGATGTCGGGAAAGTTTCTGAAGTTGAACGGCTGTTCGACGAAACGCTACGGGCCTATGGGCGATTAGACATTCTCGTGAACAACGCTGGCGTCATGGCGACGAAGCCGCTTACCGCCATTACGGAAGAGGACTTCGACAAGCATTTCGCAATTAACGTGAAGGGAACATTCTTCGCAATTCAGCAAGCGGCGCGGACCATGAGCGAGAACGGCCGCATTATTAACTTCTCTACTTCTATTGTAGGGATGATGCTTCCCACGTACAGCCTATATGGGGGGACGAAAGGTGCCGTCGAGCAATTTACGCGTCATCTGGCTAAGGAGCTTGGACCGAGGAAAATTACGATCAACGCGATCGCGCCGGGGCCGGTGAACACGGAACTGTTTACCGCCGGAAAATCGGAAGAGCAGATTAGGACGTTTGCCAGTATGAATGCCTTAGGGAGATTAGGGGAAACGGAGGACATCACCAAAATCGTGCTTTTCTTGGCGAGCGACGAATCCCAATGGATTAACGGGCAGACTATCCGTGCCAATGGCGGTTCCATCTGA
- a CDS encoding SDR family oxidoreductase has product MVKKEGNIVLVTGASSGIGYLSAKALAAKGHTVYASMRDISGRNTKKAEELYNYAEAHGYTLRPIELDVLSQTSADQAVRTIVEEQGQLDVVMHNAGHLVVGVVEAYTPQEIMNVFETNVLGSQRVNRAALPYMRARQSGLLLWISSTTVRGGFPPFLGPYVAAKAAMDSLAQTMAYEVAKFGIETSFVVPGAFTKGTSHFPNAGRPQDNATSSEYERINGLLEEVGARLSALTPPEADPQAVADEVARIVSLPTGSRPARAVIDFVNDGAEEVTELSEKVRIEFIRRIGLDELLTASAVM; this is encoded by the coding sequence ATGGTCAAGAAGGAAGGAAATATCGTTCTTGTCACAGGAGCCAGCTCTGGAATCGGTTATTTATCCGCGAAGGCATTGGCAGCAAAGGGACATACGGTATACGCCAGCATGCGCGACATCAGCGGTAGAAACACAAAGAAAGCGGAGGAACTTTACAATTATGCCGAGGCTCATGGGTACACTTTAAGGCCAATTGAACTAGATGTATTGTCGCAAACCTCAGCGGATCAAGCGGTTCGAACCATCGTAGAAGAACAAGGTCAACTTGATGTAGTCATGCACAATGCCGGCCATCTCGTCGTCGGGGTCGTGGAAGCCTATACCCCGCAGGAAATCATGAATGTGTTCGAGACGAACGTCCTCGGCTCACAGCGAGTCAACCGCGCAGCACTGCCGTACATGCGGGCGCGACAATCCGGATTGCTACTTTGGATCAGCAGCACGACCGTAAGAGGCGGATTTCCTCCGTTCCTTGGACCTTACGTCGCAGCGAAAGCGGCCATGGACTCTCTGGCGCAGACGATGGCCTACGAAGTCGCGAAGTTCGGTATTGAGACGTCCTTTGTCGTGCCGGGAGCCTTTACGAAAGGGACTTCTCACTTCCCGAATGCGGGCCGACCGCAAGACAACGCGACTTCTTCGGAGTACGAGCGGATCAACGGCCTGCTCGAGGAGGTCGGCGCACGTTTAAGTGCCCTTACACCTCCCGAAGCCGACCCTCAAGCCGTGGCCGACGAAGTCGCTCGGATCGTGAGCTTGCCGACTGGCAGCCGCCCCGCTCGCGCTGTCATTGATTTCGTCAATGACGGTGCCGAAGAGGTGACGGAGCTTTCCGAGAAAGTTCGTATTGAATTCATTCGCCGCATAGGTTTAGATGAATTGCTCACTGCATCGGCCGTGATGTAA
- a CDS encoding DUF2798 domain-containing protein, with amino-acid sequence MRIHAKYRQLLFISSMSITLTFIMSGIMTYVLEGGLIPHFMSAWMKDWGIAFVIAFGLNFFLPVRIRRFANRFKKGQLVVYVLTISFIMTFILSFVLTAIAMRGFIPGFAGYWMGAWRVAFSIVFVLNFFLPQWVGRIVGTLIMKPANTSVITGVSV; translated from the coding sequence ATGAGAATTCATGCCAAGTACCGTCAGCTTCTTTTCATTTCGTCGATGTCGATCACGTTAACGTTCATCATGTCCGGTATCATGACTTATGTACTCGAGGGCGGTTTAATCCCGCATTTCATGAGCGCATGGATGAAAGATTGGGGCATTGCTTTCGTGATCGCATTCGGGCTTAACTTTTTCCTTCCGGTTAGAATTCGCCGCTTCGCAAACCGCTTTAAGAAGGGGCAGTTGGTTGTCTATGTATTAACGATTTCGTTCATCATGACTTTTATCTTGTCCTTTGTCTTGACTGCCATAGCCATGCGCGGTTTTATCCCTGGATTTGCAGGCTATTGGATGGGAGCCTGGCGCGTCGCCTTCAGCATCGTCTTCGTATTGAATTTCTTCCTGCCACAATGGGTCGGCCGAATCGTCGGCACATTGATCATGAAACCCGCAAATACCTCTGTAATCACAGGCGTATCCGTGTAA
- a CDS encoding YerC/YecD family TrpR-related protein — protein MQLKKLNDKSIDQLFEAILTLKNMEECYVFFDDLCTVNEIQSLSQRLEVARMLGKGCTYNQIEAETGASTATISRVKRCLNYGNDGYKLTLERLGR, from the coding sequence ATGCAGCTTAAGAAGCTGAACGATAAAAGTATCGATCAACTGTTTGAAGCCATTTTAACTTTAAAAAATATGGAAGAATGCTATGTGTTTTTTGACGACCTGTGCACGGTAAACGAGATTCAGTCGCTCTCGCAACGCCTTGAAGTTGCTCGAATGCTGGGCAAAGGCTGCACGTATAACCAGATTGAAGCGGAGACCGGAGCGAGCACGGCGACGATCTCGCGGGTCAAGCGGTGCCTTAACTATGGTAATGACGGCTATAAGCTGACGCTGGAACGCTTGGGGCGCTGA
- a CDS encoding sirohydrochlorin chelatase — MNPGVLIISHGSRDTSWVAIVDEGVNELSLREDLPVAVSFLELVEGRSIQDGIDSLEGQGVTDILVIPLFVSSGSTHVDEIAYALGVKDEPEKETDLERFRVTARVHYGAPVDDDPDIAVMVWDKVRELSADPARETILLVGHGSMHAGFRQRWERGMSSLAERVRRVSGVAAADYALLSPDNAGDKVRYWREQGHEVLVAPIFLSEGYFTKNVIPGRLQGLIYKYTGKTLLPHPLLPHFIAAQVEEMLKRLRGGES; from the coding sequence ATGAACCCGGGCGTGCTCATCATCAGTCACGGTTCGCGCGATACGTCCTGGGTGGCTATCGTTGATGAGGGTGTAAATGAATTATCGCTGCGGGAGGATCTTCCCGTGGCGGTTTCTTTTTTGGAGCTGGTGGAAGGGCGTTCCATTCAGGACGGAATCGACAGCTTGGAAGGACAGGGCGTTACGGATATTCTGGTCATTCCGCTGTTCGTCTCATCGGGCAGCACCCATGTTGATGAGATAGCCTATGCGCTCGGGGTCAAGGATGAACCGGAAAAAGAAACCGATCTTGAGCGGTTTAGAGTAACCGCCCGCGTTCACTATGGCGCCCCCGTCGACGACGATCCGGATATCGCGGTCATGGTCTGGGATAAGGTCCGGGAGCTGTCGGCCGATCCCGCCAGGGAGACGATACTGCTGGTCGGCCACGGGAGTATGCATGCCGGCTTCCGCCAGCGCTGGGAGCGTGGAATGTCGTCGCTGGCGGAACGCGTCCGCAGAGTCAGCGGCGTTGCGGCAGCAGATTACGCGCTGCTGAGCCCGGACAACGCGGGTGATAAGGTGCGGTACTGGCGTGAACAGGGGCATGAGGTGCTGGTCGCGCCGATTTTTTTAAGTGAAGGCTATTTCACCAAGAATGTCATTCCGGGGAGACTCCAGGGATTAATCTATAAATATACCGGAAAAACGCTGCTGCCCCACCCGCTGCTGCCGCACTTTATCGCCGCCCAAGTAGAGGAGATGCTGAAAAGGCTGCGCGGGGGAGAAAGTTAG
- a CDS encoding diacylglycerol kinase yields MKTARLIYNPTSGREEMRRRLADILERLDRGGIEATCHATTGEGDATEAAADAVNRGYDLIIAAGGDGTLNEVVNGMAEKPNLPPLGVLPLGTTNDFARAMGIPKYWEESCDLIIQQQSRLIDLGKANDRYFINIAGGGTLTELTYEVPSRLKTMMGQLAYYLKGIEKMASLSPTELVIRANGQELIHDEFMLFLIANTNSVGGFEKLAPDARIDDGLFDVIALKKCNLAELIRLVTLALRGEHLQDKKVVYFRTNEMEVTSPGHVQLNLDGELGGTLPGHFRILPQHLRIFAQNS; encoded by the coding sequence ATGAAAACTGCGAGATTGATATATAACCCAACTTCCGGGCGGGAAGAAATGAGGAGAAGGCTAGCCGATATTCTGGAACGTCTTGACCGGGGCGGCATTGAGGCTACCTGTCATGCGACGACGGGCGAAGGCGATGCGACGGAAGCCGCAGCGGATGCGGTGAATCGCGGATATGATCTCATTATTGCGGCTGGCGGCGATGGGACGCTGAATGAGGTGGTTAACGGGATGGCGGAGAAGCCGAACCTTCCTCCTCTCGGGGTGCTTCCGCTGGGAACCACAAATGATTTTGCGCGTGCTATGGGGATTCCAAAATACTGGGAAGAATCCTGTGATCTGATCATTCAGCAGCAATCGCGGCTTATTGATCTTGGCAAAGCCAATGACCGCTATTTCATCAACATTGCTGGCGGCGGCACGCTGACCGAGCTGACATACGAGGTGCCCAGCAGACTGAAGACGATGATGGGGCAGCTCGCCTATTATTTAAAAGGAATCGAGAAAATGGCCAGCCTGTCCCCGACAGAACTGGTGATCCGCGCCAACGGACAGGAGCTGATCCATGACGAGTTCATGCTGTTCCTCATTGCCAACACGAATTCCGTCGGCGGGTTCGAGAAGCTCGCTCCCGATGCGCGGATCGACGATGGGCTGTTCGATGTGATCGCTCTGAAGAAGTGCAACCTCGCCGAGTTAATCCGCCTGGTCACCCTGGCGCTGCGTGGCGAGCATCTGCAGGATAAGAAAGTCGTGTATTTCCGCACAAATGAAATGGAAGTCACCTCTCCCGGCCATGTCCAGCTCAATCTGGACGGAGAGCTTGGCGGGACCCTTCCGGGCCATTTCCGGATACTGCCCCAGCATTTGCGGATATTCGCGCAGAATTCGTAA